In Piliocolobus tephrosceles isolate RC106 chromosome 12, ASM277652v3, whole genome shotgun sequence, one DNA window encodes the following:
- the CFP gene encoding properdin, with protein MITEGAQVPCLLLPPLLLLLLTLPATGSDPVFCFTQYEESSSKCKGLLGGGVSVKDCCLNTAYAYQERNGGLCQPCRSPRWSLWSAWAPCSVTCSEGSQLRYRRCVGWNGQCSENVALGTLEWQLQACEDQQCCPEMGGWSDWGPWEPCSVTCSKGMRTRRRACDHPAPKCGGHCPGEAQESEACDTQKVCPTHGAWAAWGPWNPCSGSCHGGPHEPKETRSRTCSAPEPSQKPPGKPCPGLAYEQRRCTGLPPCPVAGGWGPWGPVSPCPVTCGLGQTMERRTCDHPVPQHGGPSCAGDATRTHICNTAVPCPVDGEWDLWGPWSTCVRRNMKSISCEEIPGQQSRWRTCRGRKFDGHRCAGHQQDIRHCYSIQHCPLKGSWSEWSTWGLCMPPCGPNPTRARQRLCTPLLPKYPPTVSMVEGQGEKNVTFWGRPLPRCEELQGQKLVVEEKRPCLHVPACKDPEEEEL; from the exons ATGATCACAGAGGGAGCGCAGGTCCCTTGCTTGCTGCtgccgccgctgctgctgctgctgctcaccCTGCCAGCCACAG GCTCAGACCCCGTGTTCTGCTTCACCCAGTATGAAGAATCCTCCAGCAAGTGCAAGGGCCTCCTGGGGGGTGGTGTCAGCGTGAAAGACTGCTGTCTCAACACTGCCTATGCCTACCAGGAACGTAATGGCGGGCTCTGTCAGCCTTGCAG GTCCCCACGATGGTCCCTGTGGTCCGCATGGGCCCCCTGTTCGGTGACATGCTCTGAGGGCTCCCAGCTGCGGTACCGGCGCTGTGTGGGCTGGAACGGGCAGTGCTCTGAGAATGTGGCACTTGGGACCCTGGAGTGGCAGCTCCAGGCCTGTGAGGACCAGCAGTGCTGTCCTG AGATGGGCGGCTGGTCTGACTGGGGGCCCtgggagccttgctctgtcacctgctCCAAAGGGATGCGAACCCGCAGACGAGCCTGTGATCACCCTGCCCCCAAGTGTGGGGGCCACTGCCCGGGAGAGGCACAGGAATCAGAGGCCTGTGACACCCAGAAGGTCTGCCCCA CACATGGGGCCTGGGCCGCCTGGGGTCCCTGGAACCCCTGCTCAGGATCCTGCCACGGTGGACCCCACGAACCTAAGGAGACACGAAGCCGCACGTGTTCTGCACCTGAGCCTTCCCAGAAGCCTCCTGGGAAGCCCTGCCCGGGGCTAGCCTATGAGCAGCGGAGGTGCACCGGCCTGCCGCCTTGCCCAG tggctgggggctggggacctTGGGGCCCTGTGAGCCCCTGCCCTGTGACCTGTGGCCTGGGCCAGACCATGGAACGACGGACGTGCGATCACCCTGTGCCCCAGCATGGAGGCCCCTCCTGTGCTGGTGATGCCACCCGGACCCACATCTGCAACACGGCCGTGCCCTGCCCTG TGGATGGAGAGTGGGACTTGTGGGGGCCGTGGAGCACATGTGTCCGCCGGAACATGAAATCCATCAGCTGTGAAGAAATCCCGGGCCAGCAGTCACGCTGGAGGACCTGCAGGGGCCGCAAGTTTGACGGACATCGATGTGCCGGGCACCAACAGGATATTCGGCACTGCTACAGCATCCAGCACTGCCCCT TGAAAGGATCATGGTCAGAGTGGAGTACTTGGGGGCTGTGCATGCCCCCCTGTGGACCTAATCCTACCCGTGCCCGCCAGCGCCTCTGCACACCCTTGCTCCCCAAGTACCC GCCCACCGTTTCCATGGTCGAAGGTCAGGGCGAGAAGAACGTGACCTTCTGGGGGAGACCACTGCCACGGTGTGAGGAGCTACAGGGGCAGAAGCTGGTGGTGGAGGAGAAACGACCATGTCTACACGTGCCTGCTTGCAAAGACCCTGAGGAAGAGGAACTCTAA